Proteins from one Fibrobacter sp. genomic window:
- a CDS encoding TlpA disulfide reductase family protein, whose product MRFATRFLAFLTIAATVACAQLAPEPQSADVPLMQDSAGAPMKMDFSLPLTGVSDPGILFSHFAKRPLIIYYFSPKCPHCQKHFPEVQGVMKEYESAGVTGIAIAIGGNIKKNDIRMFIDQFKVVIPVFQDGSQKFGPTYGNGYVPVLYLVQPDGSFYRYESLDEAHMNHLRTMLNKIKK is encoded by the coding sequence ATGCGCTTTGCAACACGTTTTCTCGCGTTTTTGACTATTGCCGCGACAGTGGCCTGTGCTCAGCTTGCCCCCGAACCGCAGTCGGCAGACGTCCCGCTCATGCAGGATTCCGCTGGCGCCCCCATGAAGATGGACTTCAGCCTCCCGCTCACTGGCGTGAGCGATCCGGGCATCCTGTTCAGCCACTTTGCCAAGCGTCCCCTGATCATCTACTACTTCAGCCCCAAGTGCCCGCACTGCCAGAAGCACTTCCCCGAAGTGCAGGGAGTCATGAAGGAATATGAATCCGCCGGAGTCACGGGCATCGCCATCGCCATCGGCGGCAACATCAAGAAGAACGACATCCGCATGTTCATCGACCAGTTCAAGGTCGTCATACCGGTATTCCAGGACGGCTCGCAAAAGTTCGGCCCGACCTACGGCAATGGTTACGTCCCGGTTCTCTACCTCGTCCAGCCCGACGGCTCGTTCTACCGCTACGAGTCGCTCGACGAAGCGCACATGAACCACCTCCGGACGATGCTCAACAAGATAAAGAAATAG